In Aspergillus chevalieri M1 DNA, chromosome 7, nearly complete sequence, the sequence aggcTCTCTTTGAATATCTCTTGAGTCAGGGTTGGCACCAGCAGGATGAGCTCGTTTGGTGGCTATATAATGAGCGAGGGGTGCATATTAATCAGTCAACCCTCTCCCGCGTATTCAGACGGCGTGGATGGActcgaaaagaactccagcGAATATCATTAAACCGCAGTGATGAGCTCCGGCGGGCTTATATTTATGATATTGACAGTTTGGCGCTCAAGATCTCATCTTTATAGATGAGTCTATCTTCAATGAGAAGACTGGTTGGCGTCATCATGCCTATGCCCCTATCGGGCATGAAGCTCGCTATGAAACTGACATCCAACGAGGCAAAACCTGGAGTATATGCGCTGCCATGTCATTAGATGATTGGCTTCCATGTACTGGGATAAAAGAAGGTTATTATCGCGCTGAAAACTTCATTCATTGGCTCCAGAATCATCTGATTCCTGCTGTCAACCAGCATGGTCATGGGCGGCCTATGGTGATAGTGATGAATAACGTCGCCATTCATGTACAAGAGGAGGTTACACAGTTGATAGAATCATCTGGCCATATAATCCGTTATCTGCCTCCATATTCGCCTGATTATAACCCGATTGAGTTGACATTCTCGGTCTTAAAGGCATGGATGAAGCGAAACTGGCCCTTTTATCGCCGTACATGTCAAAGCTATGGTGAATTCTTGGAGATGGCTATTAGAGATAGTCGTTGCGGTCGATATGCTAGGAGCCAGTTCCAACATGCTGCTGCAGGCGTGTATATTGAAACTGAAAAGCTTGATGAATTTCGTCGATTTCTAGCTGACTATGAAGCCGAGCGAATAGTCAGGTATATCGCATAAATTCCGATCCTTCAATGTCTGTTTGATGGCCTAGCTGACCCAAAGTGGCAATAGCTTGAAGCTCTTCCTCATGAGCTTCTTTCTGACGCCGAACATCACGTTTGAATGCCTGCAGCTCCCGCTGAATAAGGCGAGTGAAGCCATCTGAGATGCCTGCCTTTATAGCACGCTGATACATGGGGCTGGCGTCATCCTCCATGTCCTTTAAATCCTGTATCGTCCAATCATTTTGAAATACAATTTCCTTCACTTGATTCCACTTCTCTTTTTGGCGTGGATTTGGCGTGTTGACATTCTTCCAATAGAAAAAAGACTCAAGCAGCTCATACTCATCTGTTGTCTCATCAATTGGGCTAGAACGGCGTTTTTGGGGTGCCCGAGAGGCCGCCTGAGGAGTAATTGGAGCGCGAGGATATTGCGCTGCAGGATATTGGCCTGAAATAGGCATCATTGGCCGGGGAGACTGGCCATGGCTGTATGGCATGGCTGCATAGTGGGGAGGCATGTACATCAAGCGTGCATGTGCCAGCTCATGCTCACGTCGTTCTTGCTCCATACGCCTTCGCTCATTTCTCTCCTCCCTGCGCTCCTGTTTTTCCTCCAGGGCATCCATTTGATCATACATACGAGCCTCCAACATCCGCtcatgcatttgctgctgcatttcAGCTAATCGCTCAAGTGATGACTTCGTTTGTTGGATAAAAGTTTGGCGGGCTGGTTGGCGGGACTGTCTATTTAAAGCACCCTGATGCTCCTCCCAATAGCGAAGCATTTTGACCGGAGGATTTTGAATAGTAGCTTCACCATTTGATATAGCATTTGCCCATGCTTCATGCTGTACAGCAGTGATATTAAAGTGCTTTGTACGCTCGGTTGGATCAGAAAAGCAGTAGTTATCCTTGTTTGTGCAATTTGGATCGTGACAACGCCAACGGTCCATCAACTGGCGTTGAAAGTTGCCAGCAACACGAATGGTATCAAGCCGAGTACTATGCTGCTCTTGCAGGCGACTTGATCGATTTTGGCGCTTTTTTGGAGGGAAGGAAGGGGGGGAGCTCGGTATGTCTGAAGAAGGGGGCTCTGGCTGCCGTGAACGCTTCGGTGTTGGTAAGATGGCATCACACTGGACATTTATATCGAAATGGGCTTCAATCATGCCTGTCCGATGGCGACTATGGTGTTTATCTATAATTGATAGTATATGGCTGCCGTTAGCAGTGTCAAAATCATCAAAATCATGGTGGGTGGTGCCACCACGCCCAGAAGAGTGTTTGACGGTAACTCTCCGAGCCATGATTTGatactcttcctctccaaccGTTGGAGCAATGGCACTTAGAAAGGCCTTTTCAACATTCTCCATATTGAAGGAACGGCGCTGACTATCAGGCAAGCTCTTCTTCACATATGGCTTCTTGTTGACGCGAATATTCAGGATGATGCCTACAGGATAGTCTGCAGCTCTCATGGCATCCTCTAATGCTGCTTCCAAATCTGAAGTCTCAACTTCTCGAGGCTGCCGTTGTACGCCTTCTGGATAGCGGCGCCGGGCTTCATCTAGAACACGTCGTCCAATAAGCTCTCTATACTTCTCTTTCGCATCATAGAGCGCCCGGGCAGAGGCCTCCTCTTCAGTATCAACATCCCGGTCATCTATGGAGGGTAGAttgtcatcctcatcagcactcccctcatcatccatttgtccactttcttcgtcttctggaCCATTCTCATCATGATCCTCATTCACCCCTTCTTCATatacttcctcttcatcatatGAGGCCTCTGATGCCTCATCTGCTTCAGTGGTTTCAGGCTCAGTACTCGTAGAGGCAGCCCTACGGTGCAAGGCTTCCTTTTGAGGTGACGCGTTGGATTTGGCTGCAGATGATGGCTTCGGCTGGGCATTTTGCAGTGCaaactgcactctttttcCAGGAGTAGCTGAACGGCGTGCCTGGGGGGTTGTAGAGCGTCTATTCGGAGTTCTTAAACGTGTTTGCGGCGGCCCAGGAGACGCATCGGCTTCTTCATTTGCACGTGCAGCTCGAGCGGCAGCTGCTCGTCGACGCATGGCTGCAGCTTTAGTGGCAGCAGCACGAGGAACATATACCCCATTGGTATTTTTCCTCCCTTGATAGCCTTCCTCCGGAGGGGGGGATATGCGAGGAATGTGCGTTTTCCGAAGGTCATATACGCGTTGGGGGGCTGGCTGCGGTGTTCGGGAGGCTCGCTTGGGTGGCATGGCTGATAGAGAATATCAGGTGTTTGAATAGCTTCAGATTGGACAAATTAGGCAACTTGAGCTCTTTAAATTGTGTGTCTAACGGGGTAAATGAACTAGAGAGTATACATGTGTATGTTTGGCGCGAAATCGCGccaagaaatgaagaaaattttGCATACGCTAAATACAGTGAACATTTGTGGGTCAAGTGTCAGCAATAAGCCAATTACATTGAAGGCCCCTACTGATGCGGAGAGCCGGAATTGGAATTTGCAGATCACTTGCTGTTCAACAAATGGCAAACTGTTGAACAGCCATAAAATCTTCTGGGTCCAATAAATTATCCACTGCTCTACAATGCTCACAATAGTATGGAATATCAGCACTAATTCTGGGTGGTTTGCATTACTATGTTCATATTCAATTGCATTTGGAAAGAGTGCTGTTCACAACTTGTTACTGGACATTTGATGGATGGAATCAAACAGAGATCTGTGCGAATATAAGGATCGAGATTGCCAATCAGAATGTAATTGTTTTTTGAGCACAGTGGTGCAGTGATATGAATTGTCTTACCAAAAGCACACAGATTATCTTTCAAAACCAAATTGAATAGTATGCTAAAGACATGGACATGGTATTCTcaacaaaaaaaataaaaaatcaATAGCCGGTAAATGACCTGTTCTGTATCCAACAGGTAGTTAACGGTACTTGACAGTGTATAATACCAGGGTCTAGACCGGAACCTGGAAGGTTCAATGCAAGCTCACCTCACCAAACATAGCGGCCCATTGAATTCGTATTCTGTCAACAGTCacctctcttctcttctcatcTCCGCGCTGAGCCACTGCAGAGAGCCTGGTGCCTTCTGGAGCTATCTAGGGTCAGTTTGACAGACAAGGCCCCACAGTAGAGGTATTCATTTGTCACCTCTACCCTTGCTTATCATTATGCTACAACTTTGTGAAATTGTGCTACCAAAAGTCCTCTTCCACATCCAACATTGCAGGCTAACCCGTACTTTTTTAAGGTTTTTGAAGTGGGGAGATTACAAAGCCTAGTATAAGATAGCTGGGTCATCTCTAGGAAATATGCGATCTGGCCCAAATAATTTCATTCAATACTTGCTGTTATATTTGTTGCTCTGTcctaataacctcatctACCTTGCCTATGGAAAGCGCTATCGAAAAATATTAATGGAGCGTAGAACTCCAGCACCTTGCCCCCTCGGGTCGGTCTTTGGCCTGCTCCCCTGACTATCAGCTCGTGGCCTCACACTCTGGGAAGGCTATCATACTCTTGGATTCTAAGACAGGAAGGAAGCTTCATACACTTCAGGGCCATTCTGATGATATTAATTTTGTGGACGTTTCCCCAGAGGGTCAGATTGTGGCCTCAGGTTCTGCTGATGGAACTGTCGGACTCTGGAATGTTAAGACAGGCAAAGAGCTCAAAACTCTCCAGGGCCATTCTGATAATGTTGGATCTGTGATCTTCTTTCCAGATGGTCAGATAGTGGCCTCAGTCTCTGACGATGAGACTGTCAAACTCTGGTGTGTCAAGATAGGCAAAGAGCTCCGGACCCTTCAGGGCGATTTTAGTTACTTGACAGAAATGGTCTTCTCCCCAGATGGTCAAACGCTAGCTTTATTTGGTTTTAGCAGAAACATTTACCTTTGGAATGTCAATTCAGGCGACGATATTCGAACCCTCGAGGGCCATGCTGAAGATATTAATTCTATCGTCTTCCCCCAGATGGTCAGAGCGTGGCCTCTGGTTCTGATGATGGAACAGTCAGACTCTGGAATGTCAAGACATGTGAAGGAAGCGTGATTAGCGTTCATACATTTGAGATTTGGTCTGTGATATTCTCCCCTGATGGTCAGATGGTGGCTTCAGGCTCTGGAGACGGGACTGTGGGACTTTGGGAGAAGAATCCaggggaagagaagaaatcaGAACAACGAACACTCAACGGCCCATATTGGTATGCAGTTAACTCCTTGGCTTTTCCCCCAGATATCCCAATGGTGATACCACGTTTTGATAATGAAAGTGTTATGGCCTGGAATGTCAAGACATGCAAGCCTGCTTACAGGGATGATTTCGAAAGATATTTCAAGACCCATGACTGTATACATATATTTGTCGAAATGCTGAATCCATTCTAGGCCTCTCTAACTCGTCGTCCAGCCATTTTCAGACGTACCGATTACCCAATCTTTTGATAATGAGCTCTTATCATACCAGGTCGAGAGGTGATACTTACCCGCAACAATGATGAATGGTGGGGTCATTCATCCTTGTGAATTCACCCCCTGGATCACTGTGACCCATTCATGGCCTCCAGGCTGTGATAAGTTTGCACTGGAACATCGGTCCACATTGGTGACTACCATGCCTGTAGAGATAATGCCCATCATCAACCCTGTCTCACCGAAGTTGTAGATATCCGATTCCGCCACGCCATACTTTGCAATAGTATTTTGTACAAGCGCAAACCATCCACAATTTAGCTTTGGATCGTCGCATAGAGCTCTCTTACAGTCGTGTTTTCGGAAAAAGCGCATATTCAGTTGCGGTTGTCGCTTTACAAAGTCTGAAGCCCAGCGCTGCCGACGCATGGCATGTGACAATCTCGTGCAATAGAaatatattggtagactatctgacGAAATTTTAACatggagagaaaaagaaaagaggcaGGTTTCATCAACGATGAGCTATCTAACGTGTGTGTATGTGTGTGAGAGAGGTTTAAGTGAGGCTCAGTGAGTGTCCTAGCCAAACAGGCCAAAGCAATCAAACATTCTATACAGCAGTCAAGTgctcatgctccgtgacacaGGATGCAAACAAAGGAGCGCTGCATTCCCTGCAATTAGGTGCTCGAACAAACAAAATTATGTCTGGTGTATTTACTTCTCTCTTTGTGGTTTGGTCCTTTTACCATGCATAGGACCACAGTGCGTCTCTCcctcaatttttttttctcctctctCCATCGCCTTCCTGTTCATTTCAAATTTCTCAACCATTCAACCATCTTAGCTCGAGTCCCATCCCCAGACTCACGTTCGCTTGCCTATCTGGTTTCTAGAGTTCGCATTCACGGAAGTGAGCGTCAAGATTCAACAAATAGATATACTCAAGCTGCTGACACTAGACGCAGGTCCAACATGGCATCCCAGAAACCAATGCTATCCTCGCTGCTTTTACGAACGAAGCCACCAAGCCACCTAGAGTATACCATTGCAGTGTCGAGCATCTCCAGCTGGAATCTGGACATATTCCAAGACGAGTCCAATCGCGACTCTATCTTGATGCATGCTGACCGTGTTCTGTCGCGTCTCCAAAAGTTATTTGAAGGGTTTCAACAGCAAAACTTGAGCCAGGACGTCTCAGAAAGACTTGTTCGGGGCCTGGTTCTTCCACTCATCCAGGATGACGAGCCGCTGATTACAGTTGACCAAGCCTTTCCTTTGATTGGAGCTGCTCTCCCGTCCGTTACAaaatcatcatcgtcatgtATCAGAGAGGTTGCGAAGATACTACTCGACGTTGATGGTCTGCTTGATCGACTACTTTCGCACGAGCTTTATATTGCGGTGCTGAAGGCATGGTTCTCATCGAAGAATACCCAACTGGACAAGAAACTGGTCAAGAGATTCACAGATAAGCTGGTGGGAATGTGTGATAATTGCACCAGTGACCATGGTATCCAGGCAGCTTGCCATGAGTGGCATACGGTCAAGGCCCTGATGGAGTCTTTAACCACTCTGGCTCATTCCATTGAAAACGAGGAAATAAAACAGCATCAGAAGTCCCGAGATATTCCTCTTCTTGCTGGGATGAGAATGCTTGACCGAGAAGATAAGAAGACGCATCGAGCACGCCAGGCAAAGCAGAGAGAGCTCAGTGTCCCCGAGCCCACCTTGATGCAGCTATCGTTGCTAGGAATCAACAAGCCTGAGTCACTCCGAGCCCTTCAAATTATTCAGCAGGAACTCGAAAGCGAAAAGGCTATGTCGATCTTACGCACTGTCATCGATACCTACCCTTGCCGGCTCTGCTGGGAAACGGTGACTGGGAAGTCATCACTGTCTGTATACGATTTCAAGGTCTCCGAGAACACAAAAGGCAGCAGCGTCAAGTCTGACTTATTTGGGAAGCGCATTGGACTTTGGAAAGTTCTGCTGACGGACCGGGCATTCAAGAGCTCTAGGAAGCTGGCACGCACAGGTACGAGTATACCCAATTCAAATTGAGTGTTTGATTTCCTTACACAATATAGGATCCTTTGATAGGGTAGAGCGTAAGCTCAGGGAGCTTTCTAGCGGTCAGTGGAAAGGAAAGGACATATCGAACCGTGTTGGCACCAAGAAGCAGAGACACGAAATGCGAATCCCCATTCTTCGGGCCATTGTCACACGGGAGTTGTCCATATTGTGGCAGATAGACGTTGGCTTCTATGAGGAACAGCCCTGGGAGAGGCAGCAAGTCGTGAAAAGTTAGTGACCACTGCCTCGGTTTCTCTCTATATATCTGACCTCTACAGTCTGGCATATCGTCGATTCCGAAGATGAGGTTCGTCCGAAATCAGTCCGCTCATGTTTAGAAGAACACTGACATGGAAAATAGATACCAAACACTATTTACCAGATCATCTCCCTTCAGCAGGCCTATACTACCGATGATGTCCAGATGTGCTGCCAGCGTCCAATTCAGCAGTCGGATGGGAGGTTTTTGCCAGCAAAATTTGACAACATAAAAAATAACAGGAACTATTTCCGACCAGAGCCCGCTCCTGCTCCAAAGGCAGCAAGCAAACAGCTGATCGAGATGTCAAGTAAGTATACTATTTTCATGTTTAACAGCCATCAAAGTACATCTCTAATCGCTGAACGCAGACAAATTTTACAGCCTCACTGAACTATTTCTGAAAAAAATAGTCCATGCTACTGGCACCGAAGAGGTTCCTTTTGATTTATCTCCGGAGAAAATTGAGATTGTCAGTCATTTCAATACCTCTAGTTTGATTCTAGGACGAAGCGGGACTGGGAA encodes:
- a CDS encoding uncharacterized protein (COG:S;~EggNog:ENOG410Q27Y), which produces MPPKRASRTPQPAPQRVYDLRKTHIPRISPPPEEGYQGRKNTNGVYVPRAAATKAAAMRRRAAAARAARANEEADASPGPPQTRLRTPNRRSTTPQARRSATPGKRVQFALQNAQPKPSSAAKSNASPQKEALHRRAASTSTEPETTEADEASEASYDEEEVYEEGVNEDHDENGPEDEESGQMDDEGSADEDDNLPSIDDRDVDTEEEASARALYDAKEKYRELIGRRVLDEARRRYPEGVQRQPREVETSDLEAALEDAMRAADYPVGIILNIRVNKKPYVKKSLPDSQRRSFNMENVEKAFLSAIAPTVGEEEYQIMARRVTVKHSSGRGGTTHHDFDDFDTANGSHILSIIDKHHSRHRTGMIEAHFDINVQCDAILPTPKRSRQPEPPSSDIPSSPPSFPPKKRQNRSSRLQEQHSTRLDTIRVAGNFQRQLMDRWRCHDPNCTNKDNYCFSDPTERTKHFNITAVQHEAWANAISNGEATIQNPPVKMLRYWEEHQGALNRQSRQPARQTFIQQTKSSLERLAEMQQQMHERMLEARMYDQMDALEEKQERREERNERRRMEQERREHELAHARLMYMPPHYAAMPYSHGQSPRPMMPISGQYPAAQYPRAPITPQAASRAPQKRRSSPIDETTDEYELLESFFYWKNVNTPNPRQKEKWNQVKEIVFQNDWTIQDLKDMEDDASPMYQRAIKAGISDGFTRLIQRELQAFKRDVRRQKEAHEEELQAIATLGQLGHQTDIEGSEFMRYT